One stretch of Punica granatum isolate Tunisia-2019 chromosome 5, ASM765513v2, whole genome shotgun sequence DNA includes these proteins:
- the LOC116207547 gene encoding protein NAP1 isoform X3 translates to MDLFCSFVRVNLFSEKLPRKMMVQTYNLLYSMSRNERDCDFYHRLVQFIDSYDPPLKGLQEDLNFVSPRIGEVLEAVGPIIFLSTDTRKLRNEGFLSPYHPRYPDILTNSAHPMRAQDLANVTAYREWVLLGYLVCPDELLRVTSIDIALVVLKENLTLTLFRDEFVLLHEDYQLYVLPRILESKKMAKSGRTKQKEADLEYSIAKQVEKMIGEVHEQALVSCDAIHRERRILLKQEIGRMVVFFTDQPSLLAPNIQMVFSALALAQSEVIWYFQHVGVASSKSKVGRTVAVDIDPSDPTIGFLLDGMDRLCCLVRKYIAAIRGYALSYLSSCAGRIRFLLGTPGMVALDLGPSLKGLFQKIVQQLESVPKLQGENISAITCDLSEFRKDWLSILMIVTSSRSTMNIRHLEKATVSTGKEGLLSEGNAAYNWSRCVDELESQLSKHGSPKKLYFYHQHLTAVFRNTMFGPEGRPQHCCAWLGVASSFPECASPIVPEEVTKIGRDAVLYVESLIESIMGGLEGLINILDSEGGFGALESQLHPEQAALYMNYALRVSIPSAKSPRGPVGLPLPGHESYPENNNSIKMLEAAMQRLTNLCSVLNDMEPICVLNHVFVLREYMRECILGNFRRRLLAILKTDNDLNRPTIMESLLRRHISIVHLAEQHISMDLTRGIREVLLTEAFSGPVSSLQSFEKPAELHTGSATESVCNWYIDNIVKDVSGAGILFAPIHNCFKSARPVGGYFAESVTDLRELKAFVRIFGGYGVDRLDRMMKEHTAALLNCIDTSLRSNRELLESVAGSMHSGDRTERDAYLKQILDMDTVAGFCIQAGQALAFDCLLAEAAGSVLEEGAPLINSLLSGVVKHIPDEVPEKREIRRLRRVANSAGVVSDHDAEWVRSIMEEVGGANDGSWGLLPYLFATFMASSIWNTTAFNIETGGFSNNVHCLARCISAVIAGSEYVRLEREHQQRQSYSNGHAGDALDADIHSRLTAEASIRSAMQLFVKFSAGIVLDSWNEMNRSHLVAKVIFLDQICESSPFLPRSSLEAHVPYTILRSIYGQYYGNLPSTPLGLITASPRHSPAVSLAHASPASRHTRGDSTPQHNVNDSGYFKGSSSAHGQDRYFDGDTGSAHSFEGRRRNVRRSGPLDYSSSRKVKVGEGSSSVGRGPSPLPRFAVSRSGPISYK, encoded by the exons ATGGATCTCTTTTGTTCCTTTGTCCGTGTCAATCTCTTCTCCGAGAAG CTTCCAAGGAAAATGATGGTGCAGACATACAACCTTCTGTACTCAATGTCCAGGAATGAACGAGACTGCGACTTCTATCATCG ATTGGTGCAATTCATAGACTCGTATGATCCACCATTGAAAGGACTGCAAGAAGACCTGAATTTTGTCAGCCCTCGTATAGGGGAG GTCTTAGAGGCTGTAGGTCCTATTATTTTTCTGTCTACTGATACGAGGAAGCTTAGAAATGAGGGATTTCTTAGCCCATATCATCCCAGATATCCAGATATACTAACAAACTCTGCTCACCCAATG AGGGCGCAAGATCTGGCAAATGTGACAGCATATCGTGAATGGGTGTTACTTGGTTATCTGGTTTGTCCTGATGAGCTCCTTCGTGTCACAAGCATCGACATTGCTTTG GTAGTTCTCAAGGAAAATTTGACTCTTACATTATTCAGGGATGAG TTTGTGCTATTGCATGAGGATTACCAATTATATGTTTTACCACGGATCCTAGAATCAAAGAAGATGGCAAAATCAGGACGGACAAAGCAAAAAGAAGCGGATCTGGAGTATAGCATTGCGAAGCAAGTTGAGAAAATGATTGG CGAAGTGCATGAGCAAGCATTAGTATCTTGCGATGCAATTCACCGGGAAAGAAGGATATTGCTCAAGCAAGAGATTGGAAGAATGGTGGTGTTCTTCACTGATCAACCCAGTTTATTGGCTCCAAATATTCAG ATGGTGTTCTCAGCGTTAGCTCTAGCTCAATCTGAGGTCATTTGGTATTTCCAGCATGTTGGAGTTGCATCTTCCAAATCCAAAGTGGGCCGTACTGTTGCTGTGGATATT GATCCAAGTGATCCAACTATCGGGTTCTTGTTAGATGGAATGGACCGGTTGTGTTGTCTAGTGCGCAAGTACATTGCAG CTATACGGGGATATGCATTGTCATATCTATCCTCTTGTGCTGGTCGAATACGGTTCTTACTTGGCACTCCAGGAATGGTTGCTCTTGACTTAGGCCCAAGCTTAAAAGGACTGTTTCAGAAGATCGTTCAGCAGCTTGAGAGTGTACCAAAACTCCAGGGTGAAAACATTTCTGCAATTACGTGTGATCTATCT GAGTTCCGAAAGGATTGGTTGTCAATATTGATGATTGTCACATCTTCCCGGTCAACGATGAACATTAGACACTTGGAGAAAGCTACTGTGTCTACTGGGAAGGAAGGTTTATTATCCGAGGGAAATGCCGCTTATAATTGGTCCAG ATGTGTCGATGAACTAGAATCTCAATTATCGAAGCATGGCAGCCCTAAGAAATTGTATTTCTACCACCAGCACCTTACAGCG GTATTCAGGAACACTATGTTTGGGCCAGAAGGACGTCCTCAACATTGTTGtgcgtggcttggggttgctAGCAGTTTCCCTGAGTGTGCTTCTCCAATTGTTCCTGAAGAG GTGACTAAAATTGGTCGAGATGCAGTCCTTTATGTGGAGTCCCTCATAGAATCCATCATGGGGGGCTTGGAGGGATTAATAAATATTCTTGATTCTGAAGGCGGATTTGGTGCTCTGGAGAGTCAG CTTCATCCAGAGCAAGCAGCTCTTTACATGAATTATGCCTTGAGAGTTTCGATTCCTTCAGCAAAGTCCCCTAGAGGACCTGTGGGTTTGCCTCTGCCTGGTCATGAGAGCTATCCAGAAAATAATAACTCGATCAAAAT GTTAGAAGCTGCTATGCAAAGGCTGACCAATTTATGCTCTGTTTTGAATGATATGGAGCCTATATGTGTTTTAAACCATGTTTTTGTTTTAAGAGAG TACATGAGAGAATGCATCCTGGGGAACTTCAGGAGGAGACTTCTTGCTATACTGAAAACTGATAATGACCTAAATCGTCCTACCATTATGGAGTCCCTTCTTCGAAGACATATCAGTATAGTTCACCTCGCGGAGCAGCATATCAGCATGGACCTTACTCGGGGCATTCGAGAAGTCCTACTTACGGAGGCCTTCTCCGGTCCAGTCTCTTCTCTGCAGTCATTCGAGAAACCAGCAGAGCTACATACAGGATCAGCTACGGAATCCGTATGCAACTGGTACATAGATAACATTGTCAAGGATGTCTCTGGTGCAGGAATCCTCTTTGCTCCAATCCACAATTGCTTTAAGAGCGCAAGGCCAGTAGGAGGATACTTTGCTGAGTCGGTCACTGATCTTAGAGAGCTCAAGGCTTTTGTCCGTATATTTGGTGGCTATGGAGTAGACAGACTGGACAGAATGATGAAAGAACATACTGCAGCACTCTTGAACTGTATTGACACATCATTGAGGTCGAATCGTGAGCTGCTTGAGTCAGTTGCTGGGAGCATGCATTCTGGCGATCGAACAGAAAGAGATGCTTACTTGAAGCAGATTCTTGATATGGACACTGTCGCTGGCTTTTGCATACAGGCAGGGCAAGCCCTAGCTTTCGACTGTCTTCTAGCTGAAGCTGCTGGGtctgtgcttgaagaaggtGCCCCGCTCATAAATTCGTTACTTAGTGGGGTTGTTAAACATATTCCTGATGAGGTACcggagaagagagagattagGAGGTTACGAAGAGTGGCAAACAGTGCTGGTGTGGTATCTGATCATGATGCTGAGTGGGTGAGATCAATCATGGAAGAGGTTGGAGGAGCAAATGATGGCTCGTGGGGCTTGTTGCCTTACTTGTTTGCAACCTTCATGGCTTCCAGTATCTGGAATACAACTGCCTTCAACATCGAGACAGGGGGATTCAGTAACAATGTTCATTGCTTAGCAAG GTGCATAAGTGCTGTCATTGCAGGAAGCGAGTATGTTAGACTTGAACGGGAACACCAGCAGAGACAATCTTACTCGAATGGCCATGCTGGTGATGCATTGGATGCCGATATACACAGCAGACTGACTGCTGAAGCCAGCATAAGATCTGCAATGCAGCTTTTTGTCAAATTCTCAGCAGGGATTGTACTGGATTCGTGGAATGAAATGAATAG GTCTCATCTTGTGGCTAAAGTCATTTTCCTGGATCAGATATGTGAGAGCTCGCCATTCCTTCCTAGAAGCTCCCTCGAAGCCCATGTTCCTTATACCATTCTCCGTTCCATATACGGTCAATACTACGGGAACTTGCCATCAACGCCTCTAGGTTTAATAACTGCTTCACCACGGCATTCTCCTGCTGTGTCTCTTGCCCATGCTTCTCCTGCGTCAAGGCACACTCGAGGAGACTCGACTCCTCAGCATAATGTTAATGATTCTGGTTACTTCAAGGGCTCTTCTTCAGCTCACGGACAAGACCGGTATTTCGATGGTGATACCGGGAGTGCCCACAGCTTTGAAGGCAGGCGCAGGAATGTAAGGAGGTCCGGACCTCTGGACTACAGCTCGAGCCGGAAAGTGAAAGTCGGTGAAGGTTCGAGCTCAGTCGGGCGGGGCCCAAGCCCATTGCCGAGGTTTGCCGTATCGCGATCAGGTCCAATATCCTACAAGTAG